In the genome of Gordonia rubripertincta, one region contains:
- a CDS encoding Lrp/AsnC family transcriptional regulator: MRTLDDLDQKVIASLTRDARATYAQIGDEVGLSAPAVKRRVDRLLADGVIRGFTAIVDPHAMQWTTEAYVQVYCRGNISPDELKASWEPIPEVVSAATISGQADAILRVRARDVRHLEQALERIRAAGPVDKSESIIVLSELIDRGHP; this comes from the coding sequence CCTCACCAGAGACGCCCGCGCGACCTATGCCCAGATCGGTGACGAGGTGGGCCTGTCGGCTCCGGCCGTCAAGCGCCGTGTCGACCGTCTCCTCGCCGACGGGGTGATCCGGGGTTTCACCGCCATCGTCGACCCACACGCCATGCAATGGACCACCGAGGCCTACGTCCAGGTGTACTGCCGCGGCAACATATCGCCCGACGAACTCAAGGCGTCGTGGGAACCGATCCCCGAGGTCGTGAGCGCCGCGACCATCTCGGGTCAGGCCGACGCCATCCTGCGGGTGCGGGCCCGCGATGTGCGCCACCTCGAACAGGCACTGGAACGCATCCGGGCGGCCGGCCCGGTGGACAAATCCGAGTCGATCATCGTCCTGAGCGAACTGATCGACCGCGGTCACCCGTAG
- a CDS encoding 3-deoxy-7-phosphoheptulonate synthase, producing MTTLPDLSTRTADKAESTSDRRIKSFRPIPSPDTVRAELPLTARRALAVARDRDEIADILAGRDDRLLVIVGPCSVHDPIAAIDYARRLAPLAEAYADRLKIVMRVYFEKPRTTVGWKGLINDPGMDNTFDVERGLRTARSLLLDIIDLGLPVGCEFLEPTSPQYIADAVAWGAIGARTTESQVHRQLASGLSMPIGFKNGTDGNVQVAVDGVKAAAAEHVFFGVDDFGNGAVVETAGNEDCHIILRGGTRGTNFDAESIASAAAALDKAGLPARVMIDCSHANSGKDHLRQAEVATEIAASLRATREAGEASNISGVMLESFLEPGAQSTDATPLVYGKSVTDKCMGWEASATVLDALARA from the coding sequence GTGACCACACTCCCGGATCTCTCCACGCGCACGGCCGACAAGGCCGAATCGACCTCTGATCGACGGATCAAGTCCTTCCGCCCGATCCCGTCGCCGGACACGGTCCGCGCCGAACTGCCCCTTACCGCACGTCGTGCGCTGGCCGTCGCCCGCGACCGCGACGAGATCGCCGACATCCTCGCCGGCCGCGACGACCGTCTGCTCGTCATCGTCGGACCGTGTTCGGTGCACGATCCGATCGCCGCGATCGACTACGCGCGCCGTCTGGCGCCGTTGGCCGAGGCCTACGCCGATCGTCTGAAGATCGTCATGCGGGTCTATTTCGAGAAGCCGCGCACCACGGTCGGCTGGAAGGGGCTCATCAACGACCCCGGGATGGACAACACCTTCGACGTCGAGCGCGGCCTGCGGACTGCCCGGTCGTTGCTGCTCGACATCATCGATCTCGGTCTGCCGGTCGGTTGTGAGTTCCTCGAGCCGACCAGCCCGCAGTACATCGCCGACGCCGTCGCATGGGGTGCCATCGGCGCCCGCACCACCGAGTCGCAGGTCCACCGCCAGCTCGCGTCGGGGCTGTCGATGCCGATCGGCTTCAAGAACGGCACCGACGGCAACGTCCAGGTCGCCGTCGACGGTGTGAAAGCCGCTGCGGCGGAGCATGTCTTCTTCGGAGTCGACGACTTCGGCAACGGCGCGGTCGTCGAGACCGCGGGCAACGAGGATTGCCACATCATCCTGCGTGGCGGCACCCGCGGAACCAACTTCGACGCCGAGTCGATCGCGTCTGCGGCTGCGGCCCTGGACAAGGCCGGCCTGCCCGCACGTGTGATGATCGACTGCTCGCACGCCAACTCCGGCAAGGACCACCTCCGCCAGGCGGAGGTCGCGACCGAGATCGCCGCGTCCCTGCGTGCCACCCGCGAGGCCGGCGAGGCGTCGAACATCAGCGGCGTCATGCTGGAGAGCTTCCTCGAGCCCGGTGCCCAGTCCACCGATGCCACCCCGCTGGTCTACGGCAAGTCCGTCACCGACAAGTGCATGGGCTGGGAAGCGAGCGCCACCGTCCTCGACGCGCTCGCGCGCGCCTGA
- the trhA gene encoding PAQR family membrane homeostasis protein TrhA → MSTLSSPPPDVADRPRLRGVIHHYSAYAAAVAGIALVIGAAILDGAVAALTCAVYAITVVGLFTVSATYHRIPWKTARARIRMKRADHAMIFLFIAGTYTPFCALGLPSPASWWVLGIVWAGALGGSLLKILWPGAPRWLGVTLYILLGWVIVVVAPALVSQTGYLVMILLALGGVLYSVGGVLYAVRWPNPWPQTFGHHEVFHLCTAVAAVLHYAAAWLVVAG, encoded by the coding sequence GTGAGCACACTGTCGAGCCCGCCCCCGGACGTGGCCGATCGCCCGCGTCTGCGCGGCGTCATCCACCACTACTCCGCTTATGCGGCCGCAGTCGCCGGCATCGCGCTGGTCATCGGCGCCGCGATCCTCGACGGCGCCGTTGCCGCGCTGACGTGTGCGGTCTATGCGATCACCGTCGTCGGACTGTTCACCGTCAGCGCCACCTATCACCGCATCCCGTGGAAGACGGCGCGTGCACGCATCCGGATGAAGCGCGCCGACCACGCGATGATCTTCCTCTTCATCGCCGGCACCTACACTCCGTTCTGCGCCCTCGGCCTGCCGTCGCCGGCAAGTTGGTGGGTGCTCGGCATCGTGTGGGCCGGGGCGCTCGGTGGGTCGCTGCTGAAGATCCTCTGGCCGGGTGCTCCGCGCTGGCTGGGCGTGACGCTCTACATCCTGCTCGGCTGGGTCATCGTCGTGGTCGCCCCGGCCCTGGTCTCCCAGACCGGCTACCTGGTCATGATCCTGCTGGCCCTCGGCGGCGTGCTCTACAGCGTGGGCGGCGTCTTGTACGCGGTGCGTTGGCCCAACCCGTGGCCGCAGACCTTCGGCCATCACGAGGTCTTCCACCTGTGCACCGCCGTCGCGGCGGTGCTCCACTACGCCGCCGCCTGGCTGGTCGTCGCCGGATAG
- a CDS encoding isoprenyl transferase, whose protein sequence is MKLLPDRVRRPALTIYERRLIQLLDTQRLPRHVAIICDGNRRWAREAGFEDVSHGHRVGAQRIADMLGWCAGLGIEAVTIYLLSTENLNRSSDELDALLEIVPDIVDEISSPDGDWCIRIVGTLDALPEAVAGRLRAAADRTSERHGMNVNVAVGYGGRQEIVDAVRALLDEKRAAGATPEEMIEAVTVEAIDANLYTKGQPDPDLVIRTSGEQRLSGFLLWQSAYSEIWFTDAYWPEFRRVDFLRALRDYSARSRRFGK, encoded by the coding sequence ATGAAGCTGCTGCCGGATCGGGTGCGCCGTCCAGCTCTCACCATCTACGAACGTCGACTCATCCAACTCCTCGACACCCAGCGCCTACCGCGGCACGTCGCGATCATCTGCGACGGTAATCGCCGCTGGGCGCGCGAGGCCGGATTCGAGGACGTCAGCCACGGGCATCGTGTGGGCGCCCAGCGCATCGCCGACATGCTGGGCTGGTGTGCGGGTCTGGGCATCGAGGCCGTCACCATCTATCTGCTGTCCACCGAGAACCTGAACCGGTCGTCCGACGAGCTCGACGCACTGCTCGAGATCGTGCCCGACATCGTCGACGAGATCTCCTCGCCCGACGGCGACTGGTGCATCCGAATCGTCGGCACTCTCGACGCCCTGCCCGAGGCCGTTGCCGGGCGCCTGCGTGCCGCAGCCGACCGCACCTCCGAACGACACGGTATGAACGTCAACGTGGCCGTGGGGTACGGCGGTCGCCAGGAGATCGTCGACGCGGTGCGGGCGTTGCTCGACGAGAAGCGCGCCGCCGGTGCCACCCCCGAGGAGATGATCGAGGCGGTCACCGTCGAGGCGATAGACGCGAACCTGTACACCAAGGGCCAGCCCGACCCCGACCTCGTGATCCGGACCTCCGGCGAACAGCGGCTGTCGGGATTTCTGCTGTGGCAGAGCGCCTATTCGGAGATCTGGTTCACCGACGCGTACTGGCCGGAGTTCCGTCGGGTCGACTTCCTGCGAGCGCTACGGGACTACTCGGCGCGCAGTAGACGATTCGGCAAGTAG
- a CDS encoding PLP-dependent aminotransferase family protein, whose translation MEENRVNRDAAPPDPWAEVAARLGADLFLDLQPDPEASARGRGATLRRTLIEALRSAILDGRLPAGTALPPYRSLAADLGLARGTVSAVYQELIAEGWLTARQGSATRVAEGAARPDATGGRTDDQRPSTHSIFRLPHDFSLGQPCAGMFPRTDWIRATRRVLTAVGDDVFAPTHPQGRPELRHALSAYLGRTRGVRTNADRMILGTAVQSALEMLSRTVFGDTLAVESHGLPFHWRAVERGGTRVIPIPVDDEGMVIDDLERSGAPAVLLSPSHQFPTGVALSPARRMQVIEWARRTGAIIVEDDYDGEFRYDRDPVGALQALGPDVVVHAGSMSKSLSPAVRAGWLALPPHLVDVVLGAKGVREGDAGIIDQLILADLIDSGAYDRHIRRSRQVYRQRRDALVEAVTACGFGLPGIAAGLHAVIPVDHADEGLLVHEAFRRGIGLVGLSLFRHPDADPLSYGGLVVGFGTPAASTFTADLQALRDLLAESSTARRVVP comes from the coding sequence ATGGAAGAAAACAGGGTCAATCGCGACGCTGCCCCTCCTGACCCGTGGGCGGAGGTGGCCGCGCGCCTCGGCGCCGATCTGTTCCTCGACCTGCAGCCGGACCCCGAGGCGAGCGCACGCGGGCGCGGTGCGACGCTGCGTCGAACGCTCATCGAGGCGCTGCGATCGGCGATACTCGACGGGCGTCTCCCCGCGGGCACCGCCCTACCGCCGTACCGTTCGCTCGCCGCCGACCTCGGCCTGGCACGCGGCACCGTGTCGGCGGTCTATCAGGAGTTGATCGCCGAAGGCTGGTTGACCGCGCGTCAGGGTTCGGCCACACGCGTGGCCGAGGGCGCGGCGCGCCCCGATGCCACCGGCGGACGGACCGACGATCAACGCCCGTCGACGCACTCGATTTTCCGTTTACCGCACGACTTCTCGCTCGGACAGCCGTGCGCGGGCATGTTCCCGCGCACGGACTGGATCCGCGCTACCCGCCGCGTCCTCACGGCTGTCGGCGACGATGTGTTCGCCCCCACACATCCGCAGGGCCGCCCGGAACTCCGCCACGCCCTGAGCGCATACCTGGGCCGGACCCGCGGGGTCCGCACGAACGCCGATCGGATGATCCTCGGGACCGCGGTACAGTCCGCGCTGGAGATGCTGTCGCGCACCGTCTTCGGCGACACCCTGGCAGTCGAGAGCCACGGCCTGCCCTTCCACTGGCGGGCCGTCGAACGCGGCGGCACCCGGGTGATCCCGATCCCCGTCGACGACGAGGGGATGGTGATCGACGATCTCGAACGCAGCGGCGCCCCGGCCGTCCTGCTCTCGCCGAGCCACCAGTTCCCGACCGGGGTCGCACTGTCCCCGGCGCGGCGTATGCAGGTCATCGAGTGGGCCCGGCGGACCGGGGCGATCATCGTCGAGGACGACTACGACGGCGAGTTCCGGTACGACCGCGATCCGGTCGGCGCCCTGCAGGCACTCGGCCCGGATGTGGTGGTCCACGCCGGGTCGATGTCCAAGAGCCTCTCCCCCGCCGTGCGCGCCGGGTGGCTCGCCCTGCCACCCCATCTGGTGGATGTCGTTCTGGGCGCCAAGGGAGTACGCGAAGGCGACGCCGGCATCATCGACCAGCTGATCCTCGCCGACCTGATCGATTCCGGCGCGTATGACCGGCACATCCGCCGCAGCCGGCAGGTGTATCGCCAACGCCGCGACGCACTTGTCGAGGCCGTCACCGCATGCGGTTTCGGGCTACCCGGCATCGCCGCCGGACTGCACGCCGTCATCCCCGTCGACCACGCCGACGAAGGACTGCTCGTTCACGAGGCGTTCCGGCGAGGGATCGGACTCGTCGGATTGTCCCTGTTCCGGCACCCGGACGCCGATCCTCTGTCGTACGGCGGCCTGGTCGTCGGGTTCGGAACACCCGCGGCGTCGACCTTCACCGCCGACCTGCAGGCCCTTCGCGACCTACTTGCCGAATCGTCTACTGCGCGCCGAGTAGTCCCGTAG
- a CDS encoding SDR family oxidoreductase, translating to MKIVVIGASGVLGSRVADLLAERGNEVVRANRAAGVDAYTGEGLARAMSGADVVVDCLSVETLSAKKAVDFFRTTAHNIGRAATAAAVGHVVCVSIVNADDPSVNAKFGYYRGKAAQEAAYRDVVDPATLTIMASVQWFELAEQMMGRMAVGPVAIVPKMRCRPAAAEDVAKAVADSATTAPAPVGAGELRKIEVAGPAEMDLVDVAKAVAARRGSPRWILGAPVGGPAIRGGGLVPADPDVVTPTTLEQWLTRHADAAAESAR from the coding sequence ATGAAGATCGTGGTGATCGGAGCGAGTGGGGTCCTGGGCAGCCGGGTGGCGGATCTGCTCGCCGAACGGGGCAACGAGGTGGTGCGGGCGAACCGGGCGGCCGGGGTCGACGCGTATACCGGCGAGGGGCTGGCCCGGGCGATGTCCGGGGCCGACGTCGTGGTCGACTGTCTCAGTGTCGAGACGCTGAGCGCGAAGAAGGCCGTCGACTTCTTCCGGACGACGGCGCACAACATCGGGCGGGCGGCGACCGCGGCCGCGGTCGGGCACGTCGTCTGTGTCTCCATCGTGAACGCGGACGATCCCTCGGTGAACGCGAAATTCGGTTACTACCGGGGTAAAGCAGCCCAGGAGGCCGCCTACCGCGACGTCGTCGACCCGGCGACACTGACCATCATGGCGTCGGTGCAGTGGTTCGAACTCGCCGAACAGATGATGGGACGCATGGCGGTCGGTCCCGTCGCGATCGTGCCGAAGATGCGGTGCCGCCCGGCAGCGGCGGAGGATGTGGCGAAGGCGGTCGCGGACTCGGCCACCACAGCGCCCGCCCCGGTCGGGGCAGGTGAGCTTCGCAAGATCGAGGTCGCGGGACCGGCCGAGATGGACCTCGTCGACGTGGCGAAAGCCGTTGCGGCGCGGCGCGGATCGCCGCGCTGGATCCTCGGGGCGCCCGTCGGCGGACCGGCGATTCGCGGCGGCGGCCTGGTGCCGGCAGATCCGGACGTCGTCACCCCGACCACTCTCGAGCAGTGGTTGACTCGTCACGCCGACGCTGCCGCGGAAAGTGCCCGATGA
- a CDS encoding carboxymuconolactone decarboxylase family protein has product MSVRTRPSTRMWIPQDNPAVYKALVALQRASAAGVDAEIGELIAMRVSQLNGCAYCLHMHAGDALAAQIDPHKLLMLPAWREAGTVFDGRERAVLALTEQLTELGEDGVTDDVFDSVRAHFDAVETGCLVAAIAMINTWNRIAIAGGYPAGLDERRVSVPVA; this is encoded by the coding sequence ATGAGTGTTCGGACACGCCCCTCGACGCGCATGTGGATTCCGCAGGACAATCCCGCGGTCTACAAGGCGCTCGTCGCCCTGCAGCGCGCGTCGGCGGCGGGTGTCGACGCCGAGATCGGCGAGCTGATCGCAATGCGGGTGTCGCAACTCAACGGCTGCGCATACTGCCTGCACATGCATGCCGGGGATGCGCTCGCCGCACAGATCGACCCGCACAAGCTGCTGATGCTCCCGGCCTGGCGCGAAGCCGGAACGGTGTTCGACGGACGTGAGCGCGCCGTCCTCGCGCTGACCGAACAACTCACGGAGCTCGGTGAGGATGGTGTGACCGACGACGTATTCGACTCCGTGCGAGCACATTTCGACGCCGTCGAGACCGGTTGCCTCGTGGCCGCGATCGCGATGATCAACACCTGGAACCGGATCGCGATCGCCGGCGGCTACCCGGCCGGGCTCGACGAACGGCGGGTGTCCGTGCCGGTGGCCTGA
- a CDS encoding acyl-CoA dehydrogenase family protein yields MDTPTSGTVRITDEFIASLAERAGRAEELRHLPAETIRDATDSGLLDLLIPNRFGGLEAPFPEILDYVRRLAHGCTSSAWTLGFYTLHGWITALFSEAAQEEAFADRPYLAPAPLAPTGTAEPREGGFSVSGRWSWATGIMQANWVMVGAVVTGDRPDAVLALLPIDDARVEDVWHTDGMRATGSNDVVIENAFVPAHRTVRVRDLYAGRTPGAATHDNHLYRWPMVPALALLAAMPALGTAERVADLYAARLSERVLAYQMVKQKDKPAARIRLGDARIRLHALRGLLAETTATIEGVLAGGGTVDVRTRAQARLAAARIVNESRAVIGTLLEASGAGVHFLDHPMQRARRDVDVLSGHVVFDYDEIREIAASLEIGMEISPFAMV; encoded by the coding sequence GTGGACACCCCGACATCCGGAACGGTGCGGATCACCGACGAATTCATCGCCTCCCTGGCCGAGCGCGCCGGCCGGGCGGAAGAACTACGGCATCTGCCGGCCGAGACCATCCGCGACGCGACCGACTCCGGCCTTCTGGATCTGTTGATTCCCAACAGGTTCGGCGGACTGGAAGCCCCCTTCCCGGAGATCCTCGACTACGTCCGACGCCTGGCCCACGGCTGCACGTCGAGCGCCTGGACGCTGGGTTTCTACACGCTGCACGGCTGGATCACCGCCCTGTTCAGCGAGGCCGCGCAGGAGGAGGCGTTCGCCGATCGCCCGTACCTGGCTCCGGCGCCACTGGCGCCGACCGGGACCGCGGAGCCGCGAGAGGGCGGTTTCTCCGTGTCCGGACGCTGGTCCTGGGCCACCGGCATCATGCAGGCCAACTGGGTGATGGTGGGCGCCGTCGTCACCGGCGACCGGCCCGACGCCGTCCTCGCGCTCCTGCCGATCGACGACGCGCGGGTGGAGGACGTCTGGCACACCGACGGCATGCGGGCGACCGGATCCAACGACGTCGTCATCGAGAACGCCTTCGTACCGGCCCATCGTACGGTCCGGGTCCGAGATCTCTACGCGGGCAGGACACCTGGCGCGGCCACGCACGACAATCACTTGTATCGCTGGCCGATGGTCCCCGCTCTCGCCCTGCTGGCTGCCATGCCCGCCCTGGGTACAGCCGAGCGGGTCGCCGACCTGTACGCGGCGCGACTCTCCGAACGCGTCCTCGCGTATCAGATGGTCAAACAGAAGGACAAGCCCGCGGCGCGGATTCGCCTGGGCGACGCACGAATCCGGCTACATGCTCTCCGAGGTCTGCTCGCCGAGACCACGGCGACCATCGAGGGCGTCCTCGCCGGCGGCGGGACGGTCGACGTCCGCACGCGCGCGCAGGCGCGCCTCGCCGCGGCCCGAATCGTGAACGAATCCAGAGCTGTGATCGGCACGTTGCTCGAGGCGTCGGGCGCCGGCGTCCATTTCCTCGACCATCCGATGCAGCGTGCACGCCGAGACGTCGACGTCCTGTCCGGTCACGTGGTCTTCGACTACGACGAGATCCGGGAGATCGCCGCATCACTCGAGATCGGTATGGAGATCTCGCCGTTCGCCATGGTGTGA
- a CDS encoding TetR/AcrR family transcriptional regulator — translation MGRAQERGGGHLSADDWIELGYAILAEEGFKQIKIDTVCKRMGVTKGSFYWHFSDIAAYRAALVARWGEWSDEEHQNFAALADLPPRDRLLGLIAQLTSPRHWMIERAMREWARSDPDAETSIRTSDRRAREAVRQCLLDHGMDPKTASIRSNWIFAMGIGALHLSYSEEDRAAAGRHSAELVDLMLTPA, via the coding sequence ATGGGGCGAGCGCAGGAGCGGGGTGGCGGCCATCTGTCGGCTGACGACTGGATCGAGCTCGGGTACGCGATCCTGGCCGAGGAGGGGTTCAAGCAGATCAAGATCGACACCGTCTGCAAGCGCATGGGCGTCACCAAGGGCAGTTTCTACTGGCACTTCTCCGACATCGCGGCATATCGCGCGGCGCTGGTCGCACGGTGGGGCGAGTGGAGCGACGAAGAGCACCAGAACTTCGCGGCGCTGGCCGACCTACCCCCGCGTGATCGCCTGCTGGGCCTGATCGCGCAGCTCACGAGTCCGCGGCACTGGATGATCGAACGGGCGATGAGGGAATGGGCGCGCTCGGATCCGGATGCCGAAACGAGTATCCGCACCTCCGATCGTCGTGCGCGGGAAGCGGTGCGTCAGTGCCTTCTCGACCACGGGATGGACCCGAAGACCGCGTCGATCCGGTCGAACTGGATCTTCGCGATGGGCATCGGCGCCCTCCACCTGTCCTACTCCGAGGAGGATCGCGCGGCGGCCGGCCGCCACAGCGCGGAACTGGTCGATCTGATGCTCACGCCGGCGTGA
- the coaA gene encoding type I pantothenate kinase, translated as MARNASDRDPSLYLELDRRQWRELRESMPLVLNEDELAELVGLGEQIDLEEVADVYLPLSRLIHLQVAARQRLFAATSTFLGERQINRQVPFVIGIAGSVAVGKSTTARVLAALLARWESHPKVDLITTDGFLLPTAEMQRRGILHRKGFPESYDRRALLRFVTEVKSGAREVAAPVYSHLAYDIVPNVYHYVRQPDILILEGLNVLQTGPTLMVSDLFDFSIYVDAKIEDIEEWYISRFLQMRTTSFANPDSHFHAYASLTDEQATAAARDLWTSINRPNLIENILPTRPRASLVLRKDVDHAINRVRLRKL; from the coding sequence ATGGCTCGCAATGCCAGTGATCGGGACCCCAGTTTGTACCTGGAACTCGACCGCCGGCAGTGGCGCGAACTGCGTGAGTCGATGCCCCTCGTGCTGAACGAGGACGAGCTCGCCGAACTGGTGGGTCTCGGTGAGCAGATCGACCTCGAGGAGGTCGCCGACGTCTACCTACCGCTGTCGCGTCTGATCCATCTGCAAGTCGCTGCGCGCCAACGACTGTTCGCGGCCACCTCGACCTTCCTCGGCGAGCGTCAGATCAATCGGCAGGTCCCGTTCGTCATCGGTATCGCAGGCAGTGTGGCCGTGGGCAAGTCGACGACGGCGCGCGTTCTCGCGGCGTTGCTCGCCCGGTGGGAGTCGCATCCGAAGGTCGACCTGATCACCACCGACGGCTTCCTGCTGCCGACGGCGGAGATGCAGCGTCGAGGAATCCTGCACCGCAAGGGTTTTCCCGAATCGTATGACCGGCGCGCGCTGCTCCGCTTCGTGACCGAGGTGAAGTCGGGTGCGCGCGAGGTCGCGGCGCCGGTCTATTCACACCTCGCCTATGACATCGTGCCGAACGTCTATCACTATGTGCGGCAACCCGACATCCTCATCCTCGAGGGGTTGAACGTCCTGCAGACCGGTCCGACGCTGATGGTGTCGGATCTCTTCGACTTCTCGATCTACGTCGACGCCAAGATCGAGGACATCGAGGAGTGGTACATCTCGCGCTTCCTGCAGATGCGGACCACGTCGTTCGCCAACCCGGACTCCCACTTCCACGCGTACGCCTCGCTCACCGACGAGCAGGCCACGGCTGCGGCCCGGGACCTGTGGACCTCGATCAACCGGCCGAACCTCATCGAGAACATCCTGCCCACCCGCCCACGGGCCTCGCTGGTGCTCCGCAAGGACGTCGACCACGCCATCAACCGGGTCCGCCTGCGAAAGCTCTGA
- the glyA gene encoding serine hydroxymethyltransferase, whose product MTANSSSVNSMSLAELDPDVAAAMNGELSRQRDTLEMIASENFVPRAVLQAQGSVLTNKYAEGYPGRRYYGGCEYVDVVEDIARNRAKELFGADFANVQPHSGAQANAAVLQALMEPGETMLGLDLAHGGHLTHGMRLNFSGKLYENAFYGVSKEDFRIDMDEVRKIALDVKPKVIVAGWSAYPRTLDFEAFRSIADEVGAHLWVDMAHFAGLVAAGLHPSPVPHADVVSSTVHKTLGGPRSGIILAKQEWAKKLNSAVFPGQQGGPLMHAIAGKAVALKIAGTEEFAERQRRTLSGASILAERLNGEDVAKAGVSVLTGGTDVHLVLVDLRNSDLDGQQAEDLLHQVGITVNRNAVPFDPRPPMVTSGLRIGTPALATRGFGDEEFTEVADIIATALAAGSSADVSALRGRVSKLALDFPLYEGLEEWGLMSRI is encoded by the coding sequence ATGACCGCGAACTCGTCATCCGTGAACTCGATGTCCCTGGCGGAGCTCGACCCCGACGTCGCCGCCGCCATGAACGGCGAACTCAGCCGTCAGCGGGACACTCTCGAGATGATCGCCTCGGAGAACTTCGTGCCGCGTGCGGTGCTGCAGGCGCAGGGCAGCGTGCTCACCAACAAGTACGCCGAGGGTTACCCGGGACGCCGTTACTACGGCGGCTGCGAATACGTCGACGTGGTCGAGGACATCGCCCGCAACCGCGCCAAGGAGCTGTTCGGCGCCGACTTCGCCAACGTCCAGCCCCATTCGGGCGCGCAGGCCAACGCGGCCGTGCTGCAGGCCCTGATGGAGCCGGGGGAGACCATGCTCGGTCTCGACCTCGCCCACGGCGGCCACCTCACGCACGGCATGCGTCTCAACTTCTCCGGCAAGCTCTACGAGAACGCCTTTTACGGCGTGAGCAAGGAAGACTTCCGGATCGACATGGACGAGGTGCGCAAGATCGCCCTCGACGTGAAGCCCAAGGTCATCGTCGCCGGCTGGTCGGCTTACCCGCGCACGCTCGACTTCGAGGCGTTCCGCTCCATCGCCGACGAGGTGGGCGCCCACCTGTGGGTCGACATGGCGCACTTCGCCGGACTCGTCGCCGCCGGCCTGCACCCGTCGCCGGTCCCGCACGCCGATGTCGTCAGCTCGACCGTGCACAAGACCCTCGGCGGACCCCGCTCCGGCATCATTCTGGCCAAGCAGGAGTGGGCCAAGAAGCTCAACTCGGCCGTGTTCCCCGGCCAGCAGGGCGGACCGCTCATGCACGCGATCGCCGGCAAGGCCGTCGCACTGAAGATCGCCGGCACCGAGGAGTTCGCCGAGCGTCAGCGCCGCACCTTGTCGGGTGCGAGCATCCTCGCCGAACGCCTCAACGGTGAGGATGTCGCCAAGGCCGGCGTCTCGGTCCTGACCGGCGGCACCGACGTCCACCTCGTGCTCGTCGACCTGCGCAACAGTGACCTCGACGGCCAGCAGGCCGAGGATCTGCTCCACCAGGTCGGGATCACGGTCAACCGCAACGCGGTGCCGTTCGACCCGCGCCCGCCGATGGTCACCTCGGGTCTGCGTATCGGTACCCCGGCGCTGGCCACCCGTGGCTTCGGCGACGAAGAGTTCACCGAGGTCGCCGACATCATCGCGACGGCACTCGCCGCGGGCTCGTCGGCCGACGTCTCGGCCCTGCGCGGCCGGGTGTCCAAGCTCGCCCTCGACTTCCCGCTCTACGAGGGACTCGAGGAGTGGGGACTGATGAGCCGCATCTAG